ATTGAGCCGAATCAGATCCAGCCGATCTGACCGCCATCAATCTTCAAAATCCGGTCCTGCGGAATATCGACCACCGCTGCGTCTTCATCGGGAACCTTGCCGATGCGCTGAAACAGCGTCCGGATCACGCCGCCATGAGCAACGCAAATTGTGGGCCGGTCCACACTCGCCAGGAACTTGTCGGTGCGCTCGGCCAGCATGGCGTAGCTCTCGGCACTATCGCCAGGTGGGCGAAAGCGCCATTTGCCGCGCTCGCGCTCCTTGATCAAGTGCGGCGAGTGCTCGCCGACTTCGCTCAGGGTCTGGCCTTCCCAGTCGCCAAACGACAATTCGATCAAGAGCGGATCCGTCCTGTAGCCGTCCGGGACAAGGCCTGCAGCGGTGCGGACCAGTTCCATGGTTTCGCGGGTGCGCGACATCGGGCTTGAAACCCACTCGAATCCGTCCAGCGGCAGCTCCAGTGGCATTGCGGCAAGGGTCTGGCCATTTGCTCTCGCCTGACCGCGCCCCGTGTCGTTGAGCGGAATATCACGCGCGCCCTGAAGCCGTTCTTCCCGATTGTAATCGGTCTGACCGTGGCGGATCATGTAAAGGAGCATATCAGGCTCTCGATTGGGAACGTGGGGCCTTCGATCCTAAACGACACTTATGTCAGGTGCATCAACCGCTTTCATGCCGACCGTGTGGTAGCCCGAATCGACATGAAGAATCTCGCCGGTCACGCCGCGCGAGAGATCTGACACCAGATACATTGCCGAATCGCCCACTTCATCGATGGTGACCGTGCGCTTGAGCGGCGAGTTGTACTCGTTCCACTTCAGGATATAGCGGAAGTCGCCGATCCCGGAGGCGGCAAGCGTCTTGATCGGGCCGGCTGAAATCGCATTGACACGAATGTTGGAGGCGCCCAGATCAACAGCCAGGTAGCGAACGCTGGCCTCTAGGGCTGCTTTTGCAACACCCATCACGTTGTAGTGCGGCATCACCTTCTCGGCGCCGTAATAGGTCAGCGTCAGGATCGAACCGCCGTCAACCATCAGCGGTTCGGCGCGCTTGGCGACGGCAGTCAGCGAATAGACCGAAATGTCCATCGTGCGGTTGAAGTTTTCGCGGCTGGTCTCGACGTAACGGCCGGTCAATTCATCCTTGTCGGAGAATGCGATGGCGTGAACCACGAAATCGAGCTTGCCCCATTTCGCTTCAAGTTCGGCAAAAACCGCGTCAATGCTGTCAAGATCGGTGACATCGCAATGCCCGGCGACAATTGCGCCCAGATCTGCGGCCAGCGGTTCCACGCGCTTCTTGAGCGCCTCGCCCTGATAGGTCAGAGCCAGTTCAGCGCCAGCGTCGGCGCAGGCCCTGGCGATGCCCCAAGCAATCGAACGATTGTTGGCCACGCCCATTATCAGGCCGCGTTTGCCTTTCATCAGGCCGGAAGTGTCAGCCATTGCAGTCTCCCTCGAAATCATCGCGCTGGCTATGGCACACAGCGCCATATGCTGCAAGCCGCAGCCATCTTCTATGATGGATCACAACTGATTTCCCCCAATAACTGAGGGCATTACATAAACCATGACCGCCGGTTTGAGCGCATCAAGTCTATCAAACGGGAATCTGGCTTCTCGGGCAACAATACCCTGAGATGAACATGCAGAGCCG
The DNA window shown above is from Hoeflea phototrophica DFL-43 and carries:
- a CDS encoding histidine phosphatase family protein produces the protein MLLYMIRHGQTDYNREERLQGARDIPLNDTGRGQARANGQTLAAMPLELPLDGFEWVSSPMSRTRETMELVRTAAGLVPDGYRTDPLLIELSFGDWEGQTLSEVGEHSPHLIKERERGKWRFRPPGDSAESYAMLAERTDKFLASVDRPTICVAHGGVIRTLFQRIGKVPDEDAAVVDIPQDRILKIDGGQIGWI
- the fabI gene encoding enoyl-ACP reductase FabI; this encodes MADTSGLMKGKRGLIMGVANNRSIAWGIARACADAGAELALTYQGEALKKRVEPLAADLGAIVAGHCDVTDLDSIDAVFAELEAKWGKLDFVVHAIAFSDKDELTGRYVETSRENFNRTMDISVYSLTAVAKRAEPLMVDGGSILTLTYYGAEKVMPHYNVMGVAKAALEASVRYLAVDLGASNIRVNAISAGPIKTLAASGIGDFRYILKWNEYNSPLKRTVTIDEVGDSAMYLVSDLSRGVTGEILHVDSGYHTVGMKAVDAPDISVV